From Anas acuta chromosome 11, bAnaAcu1.1, whole genome shotgun sequence, the proteins below share one genomic window:
- the FEZF2 gene encoding fez family zinc finger protein 2 translates to MASSGSLETVMPSSCPRHDGRAAAANPSKSLAFSIERIMAKTSEPKPAFEQRQGGPGPEPEPGKKPLSLCSPLPCVIPIPPLGYEVPSKTLLNYSELWKSSLRGGGGLCKANCGVCCKAELALGQPSGRLIKPQVIHQAGAVPAAPRSLYYFNYLDAAYHPADLLHGQLFPAGLLGAPPPGGLSAHQKLFLLENAKLAGLAAEKLPPPPPPLAHKERLPGHLDQVMKEAAERGGPPKGHAKLGGGGAAEGKPKNFTCEVCGKVFNAHYNLTRHMPVHTGARPFVCKVCGKGFRQASTLCRHKIIHTQEKPHKCNQCGKAFNRSSTLNTHIRIHAGYKPFVCEFCGKGFHQKGNYKNHKLTHSGEKQYKCTICNKAFHQIYNLTFHMHTHNDKKPFTCVTCGKGFCRNFDLKKHVRKLHDSVSSAPPPPPRDPARSGQS, encoded by the exons ATGGCGAGCTCGGGGTCGCTGGAGACGGTCatgccttcctcctgcccccggCACGACGGCAGGGCCGCCGCCGCTAACCCCTCCAAGAGCCTGGCCTTCTCCATCGAGCGGATCATGGCCAAGACGTCGGAACCCAAGCCGGCCTTCGAGCAGAGGCAAGGCGGCCCGgggccggagccggagccgggcAAGAAGCCGCTGAGCCTGTGCTCGCCCCTGCCCTGCGTGATCCCCATCCCGCCGCTGGGCTACGAGGTGCCCTCCAAGACTCTCCTCAACTACTCGGAGCTGTGGAAGAGCAGcctgcggggcggcggggggctctGCAAAGCCAACTGCGGCGTGTGCTGCAAGGCAGAGCTCGCCCTGGGCCAGCCCAGCGGCCGGCTCATCAAGCCGCAGGTCATCCACCAGGCGGGGGCCGTGCCGGCCGCCCCCCGCTCCCTTTACTACTTCAATTACCTGGACGCCGCGTACCACCCGGCCGACCTGCTGCACGGACAGCTCTTCCCCGCCGGCCTGCTGggcgccccgccgccggggggGCTCTCCGCTCACCAGAAGCTTTTCCTGCTGGAAAACGCCAAGCTGGCGGGGCTGGCGGCCGAGAagctgccgccgccgcctccccccctGGCGCACAAGGAGAGGCTGCCCGGCCACCTGGACCAGGTGATGAAGGAGGCGGCGGAGCGCGGGGGCCCCCCCAAAGGCCACGCCAAGCTgggaggcggcggggcggcggagGGCAAGCCCAAGAACTTCACCTGCGAGGTCTGCGGCAAG GTGTTCAACGCGCACTACAACCTCACCCGCCACATGCCGGTGCACACGGGGGCCAGGCCGTTCGTCTGCAAGGTGTGCGGGAAGGGCTTCCGCCAGGCCAGCACCCTGTGCCGGCACAAAATCATCCACACGCAG GAGAAACCCCACAAGTGCAACCAGTGCGGGAAGGCGTTCAACAGGAGCTCCACGCTCAACACCCACATCCGCATCCACGCCGGCTACAAGCCCTTCGTCTGCGAGTTCTGCGGCAAGGGCTTCCACCAGAAAG GCAACTACAAGAACCACAAGCTGACCCACAGCGGCGAGAAGCAGTACAAGTGCACGATTTGCAACAAAGCCTTCCACCAGATCTATAACTTGACTTTCCACATGCACACCCACAACGACAAGAAGCCCTTCACGTGCGTCACTTGCGGGAAAGGATTTTGCAGAAACTTTGATTTAAAGAAGCACGTCCGAAAGTTGCACGACAGCGTCTCCagcgcgccgccgccgccgccccgggaCCCTGCGCGCAGCGGGCAGAGCTAA